DNA from Gloeomargarita sp. SKYB120:
TCAATGGCTGTGCCGGCCATGCCCACGACCACGCGGCTCGCCCACAGAATGTCTGCAAATTGCGACCGGCTGTAGTGAATGACCCCCTTATGGCACTGGAGTTGTCCTTCCTGGTGCAACCATCCTTCAGCCTGGGCAAGTTCACTCAGCACTGCATCGGTGAAGCCAGGTACGAGCGCGGCCCACACCTGCACCTGGGGACGGATAGCGAACAGATAGCGACAAAAACGCAGTAACAACCGGAAATTGTCGGTGGCTTCGGGCAAACGACTGCCTGGCAAGAGCGCAACAACAGGATATGCATTGTGGACATTGATTGGCTGGCCGCTGGGTTCTAGTCCGTCCATGATGGGATAGCCGGCAAAGACGGCTTTGACCATACCCTGTTGCTGCAACTGTTTCGCCGTCAGACTATCGCGTGTGAACACTTTGCGACATCGGGGCGCTGTCAATCCCCACCAGGTTAGCGCTGGTAGTTGCAATCGGCCTTCGTAATAACTGGATGTGGACACGATAAACGCCACGTAGGGCCGACCAGACAGGCGGGCAAAGGTCAAGGGAACACCGTCGCCCACCGCCACCAGCAGGTCAGAATGGGGAGCCACCCGTTGCAACGCCTGCCATTGCTGCCAGGTCAACTGGGGTAGTCCCGCTAGCACGTCCTGCACCAGCACCAGCGGATTCATATAAACCAGGCCCCCCGATGGCAATGCCCGCACCGGCCCCACAACCGGAATGTCCAAGCGCCGGTAGGCCTGCCCCAACCCCACCAGCGGTAATGCCAGAACGTCTGCTCCCCCTAACTGGCGACAGGCATCGGCAATCAAACTGGCGTTTAAGTCTTCTCCATGCCCATTGCTGAGAAATAGCAGCCGCGCCATCTATTCCCAACCGGCCCAACCGCTGGTTATCAATGTCTTCAAGGCTTGTAGCCAGTCCCGCACTTGCGCCTGCCGCGTTTCAAAGGTCGCTGCCATCCACAATAACACCACACCAGCCGCTAACCCCAGCACCCAGATGAAAAAGCTATGGGTCGTGACAAACATCCAGACTTGGATCAATGCTTGCAGGGCAAAGACGAGCGTTCCCACCCACAGATAAGCCCGCACTCGTCGCCATAGACCCAACCCCGCCAGCGCCAATCCCAACGCCATCGTCAGCAATCCTGGTCCCCAAGCTCCTTGCGTTTCCCAAATCAACGTTGCCCCGATCAATCCCGTCGCCCAACATCGCAGTGCGTGGCGTTCTTCCCGTGTGTCCGCCTGCCGCCAATAGACATCTACCTGCGCCACATACAGCATTGACACGCCGATGATCAGGGCATAGGCCAAAAATGATGACCAGTCTTGCTCCCGCAGAAACTTGAACAATCCCCAATCCAGCAGCAGCAGACTGACATAGCTCCAGCGCAAGTTATCCTTGGCGGCCCAGGCGTAAAATGCCGCTGTCACCAGTAGATTCGGCCAGGTCACCCAGTTCCCACCGGCCATCCAGCCCAACAGCAACACCGTCCCCCCTGGCACCGCCCATCCCACCGCCTGCCAGCGCTGTTTTTCCGGCCATCCCCACCGTTCCCAAGGGGCGCTCACGAAAAATAAGCCCAGCAAACTGCCCATGGTCCCCGCCCAGGCGGCTAACGTCGTCTCCGCTACCAGCACCATCAATATATCGCCTACTGCTGCTAGAAATATCGCCGCCCCTGCCCATACCCATGGCCCTTGATGCCGCCCGTACCCCAAGGCATAAACGCTGCACAGCAATAGGACAATGGCATTACCTACAACACCACTTTGACTCGTAGGAAAGCCCAAGCGAATGGCTGCCAGCAGCACCGCCAATCCCCAGTGGGCATGTCCCAGGTAGAACGCCACTGCCGGTGCAATGACCCGGGCCCCCCAGCGTTGTAGGCCAACGTAGGCATAACTCAGCAGCATCGCCAACGCCGCCAATGCCATCCAGCCATCGCCCGGTTGTCCCGCCGGTTGTTGCAGGAGCCAATAGACCAGGAATTGATAGAGTCCTAACGAAATCGCCCCCCAACCGGTGTAGGTCAGCCATAGACTGAGCGAGCGCCAGCGCTGGATACTCAACACCACCAAGCCAAAACCCACTGCCGTCCAACCCGTTAAATCTGTCAAGGGTGTTCCCAGCCCTACGACCAAACCAATCGTGACGTAGAACAGGGGAATGACCATCACCCAGCGAGACGGTAATTGCCGCCGAAGCAGCACCAGCGCCACTAGACCCAAAACGGTATTGCCCAGCGCCAACACCAGCCAGCGGTCCGCCGTTGCCAGTACAGCGCCGACTCCCAGGGCTGCTTCCAATCCCAGCACCAGCATCCAGCCGACCCAGCCTTGCACGCGTTGATACAACCGGTAGGCCAGCCCTAGATTGACAATTCCCAGGCCGGTGAGCGTGCGGACAACAGTGCTGGTATCCGGCAAAACACCTGCGGTATAGGCGGGGGAAATCGTGTACACTGCCCCGAACAGCAGCCCCCCACTCACCACGGCTGCCCAATCATCGGCAATCCAGGCGTAAAGCTCTCGATGTAAAGCCAAATAGTGGCGGCCCGCCCACACCAGCAATAAAAACCCCGTCTCGAGTAGTGTTGTGATGACTCCCAGCTCATCGGGGATCAACCGCAGCCACAGCCACCAGCCCAGCGACAGCGTCACCCAGCCGGTCAGACCATTCGGCCATTGCCAGGCATTGAATGCGGTTATCACTGCTGCTAACCCCAACGCCAGCGTTCGCCATTCATCCGGCATCCAAAGCGCCACCAACCCCGCACTCACAGTTGAAATTCCCAGCCACCAGCGCGGTAATGGGCACGGCGGCTGCCAGGCCAGAATACTCAACGCCAAGGGGGGGAGCAGTCCGCTCAGCAACCAGGCATTTGAGGAACTCATGAGCCACTGTCCGTAACCCAGCGCCATGAGCACCAACCCCACCGGCCAGCCCGTTTGGCGCCAGCGATGCTCTGTACAGCACCAGCACCATTCCCCCGCCGCCCCTATGAATAAAAGCAACGCCCAAATCTCGCTCGGTAATTCAGGCGCCAGCCGGTCAACGGCAAATAACACGGCACTCCACGTCAAGGCTTGCCCTAGATAGACCCAACCGAGATGAACCGCTGGTTGTCCCCGCCCCCACCCCCACAGGTACAGAGCACAACTGCCCCAGACCAGCACCCGCCAAGTGGGATTGGCCAGGCTGAGCACACACAAAGCCGCCCCTAACGCCAGGGCAAACCATCGGCCATCACGAGCAAAATCGGCATTTCCCCGGCGCTCCCACCACTGGCTGACCGCTAAGACCACTCCCAATGCCGGTAGCCACAGCACACTGAGCAACACCATTGGCATCCCCAACGTGCCCCCGACCCGTTCCGCTGTGGTCAGGACTGCATCTCGTCCCGTTGCTGGAATCGCTGTCCACAGCAGCCACCAGGCTTGAAGTTGCAGCAATCCCAAACCCCAAATCCCTATCCTGGCACGGGTTTGATGCACCCACCGGTAAATCAGCGCCCCTAGCACCAGCACCATGCCGGCTGCTGACCATGCCCATTCCGCGCCCCAACTGGCCCACAACCATCCCGCCCACGCCAGCGGCCAGCCTACCCACTGCGGTCCCAACAGCACCAACAACCCACCGCTCCCGCCCACTGCCAAAGCCAATTCTCGCGCTGACCAACCCAACGTCCCAATGGCCCGCACCAGCAACAGCCCCACGCTCCCAGCAACCGCTATTTCCGGCCATTGCCAGCGCCTTTGCCGCAGCAGCACTGCCGTTGCCAAGCCCACACCCAGATACACCGCGCCGTAAATGACCACCGGTTGCGGCCAGTACGATTGCAGCCAAACTAACGCGAGCGCTACACCCGCCGACCGGTTCTGCCCCAGTAACCACCATCCCAAACCGGTTAGTATCAGCCCTGAGCCGATGGCGACTGCCAATTGTTCCTGCCACAATCCCAGCCCATCCATCGCCCAGAAGTTAATGGGAATCAACAGTAACGTCAGGCTCTGGAGTAAAGTCGTTGTCAAAGGCACCCGGTTCGTACGCCGTAACCGCCAGGTCAGACCGCCAAACGCCAGTGTGTACAGCGCCACAAGGGCGTACTGCCCGACCCGGCCCAAGACATCCCAAACGCTGACCACCAGCACCACCGACGACAGCACCACCAAAAACACTCCCACAAGTCCCAGCCAGAGAATGCTCAGCTCGGCTTGCAGGGATTGCAACAGCGCTGGTGGTTGAGCGACAGATGCCACCGGTTCAGTCACGACAGAAACCACTCCTCGGCGCTGGTTGGCCACTCTTGTCATGTACGGAATGAGCAGAATATCTACCAATTGCCCGATGCCGCCCAATCCGAAGGTAAAAAACCACAGCAATCCCCAGCCTATTTGCCCTAGGTAGAGCCGGTGCAGGCCGCACAGTCCCACAAAGCCCAATGCCCACAGTAGATAGGCTGTTCCTATGGATAGGGGCTGAACCGCTCCGCCTAATCGTCCAGGTTCCGTCACGCGAGACGACCTTGGCTCTACCAACGACGGAATTTCCCTGAGCGGTTGCGTGAGATAGTCCTGGCAAAACCAGGCCAGCTGCTTGTCCGATAGCAACCCAAGTTGTAGCCAACGTTCTAACCCCCCTAACAACTGTTCCGGCAACTGGGAGAAAACCACTTTCCCTTCGACTGGCGCCGTCACCAAACCCAATTCTGCCCAGGTCTTCATCCCTTGAATCACTCGGGGAATTTGGGCAGTAGTCGTGATGTTTAGCGTTAAATCAATCGTCCGCGCCCCTCGCTGGATAATCGCTAGGTTTAGGGTTGCACCTTCCCACAATCCCCGCTCTTGCCAGTCTTGTAACCCCGCCACTAGCGCATCCGCCGATTGGCTGGAAAAACGCAACACATATCCTGCGGCTGGGGACATAACCCACTAGGGCGAGTTGCTCTTAGATATACCATATCGGTCTAGGTTAACCAAGCTGAACGGGCAAAGCAGCTTTAAGATGGATAGCCAGATGAACTGCGTGGAGTCTTTTATGGAATGGTTCAACCGCTGGGTAATGCCCTTGCTCCTAGTCCTGATGTTCGGGGTAGCGTTAGTTGCCGTAACGGCGCGTTCCTTTTTACCAGGAGACATGGCAGCGCCAGCACCGACGGGTGTAATTTTGCTGAGCGTTCTCAAAATGATTTGCGTGCTGTAGCTAAGTACAGAATGCTTGGCACGAGCAACCGCTGAAATCTTTGAGCAGCCGGCCTTAATTCCGGCGTGCCTGTGACAATCTAACTGTTTTCAGCTATAAATAGCTAAGCCGCTTCAGTTTGTTAGAAAAATGGGAGAAAAACCAAGGGCGGGGCTGCGCCCTGCGACTCCTAGCAAACATTGATGGCTCAGCTATAGTAGGTTCTGATGGCTCTTTGCCCACCCTGACCACCTCTCAAATAGGTTGCTATATCTCCTACTAGCAGATTAGAAACTTAACCTTTCACTAACAAAAATTTAACCCTAATATAACTACTATATGCACCTTAGCCTGATACAACTAACCCCTGTTGGCCATTGATTGCATCGCTAGGAAACTATGTCTGTTTCACTAACTCATGCAACGGTTTATACAGAGACTTTTGATATTTTCACAGACCCTAGTAGCACAACGTTTGTGACCCACCAGTCCCCTGTTGCAAATGATAGCAATGTAGCTACTGTAACTGCCTTTTCGTTGGTTGGTGAACAAACCGTGCAGTTCAGTAGTATCCTTAGCGAAACTAAAACCGGTGGCCTAACGCCTCCTATCGTCAATAATTTTGACACGAATCTGGGGACAGGTTGGCAAGTTTTTAGTGTAGATAGTGATAAAGCAAACACCTGGTTCTTTACCCTTGCTCAGGGCGGTCGTGCTGAAGTTAACGGGTTTGGTGACAGCGCGCCGGCTAATGATTGGTTAATTTCACCCCCTGTCAATTTGGATATCTTCAGTCAAGAGATTGTTTCCTTCACGACGTTTACCCAGTTCACTGACATTGGGCTACCCGTCAGTCAACAGCTACGATTTCTCTACTCCACCAACTACAGCGGTTCAGGGGACCCCAGCCTGGCCACCTGGATACCCCTGTCCTTTACACTGCCAGCTGCCAATAGCCAGGTGGATACCTTCTCGGGCAATATCGATCTAAGTGGTATCACTGGTAGTAAGGTCTATTTCGCCTTTCAGTACAAATCTTCGGGTACGGGAGCGAACACCTCTACCTTGTGGCGCATTGACAACTTTAATCTTAGGGATGCGGAGCCTGGTTTCTCGATTGTGGAAACTGATAATGTGACTGCGGTTGTTGAAGGGGGTGTTTCTGATAAGTACGAAATTGCCCTCATTCGCAATCCCTCTGCGCCCGTACAGGTTACGGTCAACCCTAATCCCGATTTACTCTTTAGTACCGATAATGTCAATTTTTTTAGCACAGTGACCCTCACGTTCACCAGTGGCCTTCGACCGCAAAGTGTGTTTGTTAAGGCGGTTAATGATACGACAGCAGAAGGCTTTGAACGTGTAACAATTACGCATACGGTTCGTACTAGCGACCCCAGCTACAGTCTTCTCTCGGCACCTACATCTGATCATTAATGACGACCGCATCACCCCCATCTATGAGATCCAAGGGGCAACCCATACGTCAATCGCCAAGGGTTTACCCATCAAAACTCAAGGGGTTGTGACCGCGAAAGCAAGCAATGGTTTTTACCTGCAAGACCCTGTCGGTGATGGCAATCCGGCCACGTCTGACGGGATTTTTGTCTTCACGGGTAGCGGTTCACCTATCCTGAGCACGATTGCTGTTGGGAAAAGCTATCAGGTCAGCGGCAAGGTGACCGAGTTTGGCACCGGTCTCAATCTCACCATTACTCAGATAACGAGTCCGACGGTCACGCCGATTGCGTCGCTTGGGACAGTGACGCCCACCGTCATCGGAGCGCTGGGCGGTCCGGGTGTGCGTGTTCCGCCAACGCAAGTAATTGATGATGACAATTTCACGGCCTTTGAGCCTGCAACGGACGGAATCGATTTCTTTGAGTCCCTTGAGGGGATGGTGGTTACTATCCGTAATTTCGTGGCGGTTGCACCGACGTTTGGTTCTGGGAATAATGCCAACATTTGGGGACTCTCTGATCAGGGCAAAGGTTCAACTGGCTTGAGTTTGCGGGGGACGAGCAACATTGCCCCTGGAGACTTTAATCCTGAAAAAATCCAAATCCGTCAAAACGACACGATTCTCCCCGGTTTTGCATTCCCAAATGTCAATGTGGGGGACCGCCTAGGGGATATAACGGGTGTTGTAACCTACAGCGGTGGCAATTACGAAATTATCCCCATTCAGCCCTTCAGGGTCGTGAATCCTACGGCTTTGACACCGGAAGTGACAACCTTCCCCAGGCTCGCCAATCGGAGCAACCAACAGTTACTCATTGCTAGCTACAACGTGCTCAATCTTGACCCTAATGACAACGATGGGGATACGGATATTGCGGATGGGAGGTTTGCAACCATTGCCCGGCATATTGTTAATAACTTAGCTGCCCCTGATATTATTGGTTTGCAAGAGATTCAAGACAATAGCGGGAGAGTGGATGATGGCACGACGTCTGCTACCGTGACTCTCCAGACACTGGTTGATGCTATTGACTTGGCCGATGATGGCCGGTTAAACGGTAGCTTGGTTTATCGGTTCATTGACAACCCCTTTATTATCAATAACCAGGTAGGGGGTGAACCAAGTGGGAACATCCGCACGGCTTTCCTGTACAATCCAGCGCGGGTTGCGGTGGTTCCCAATTCGGTGGGGACGCTTGACCCCAATGGTAACTTCACCCAAAGCCCCGTTAATTTCTTCAATAGTCGTCCGCCGCTGGTAGCCCGTTTTGTCTTTCTCCCTAACGGGCAGGAACTTACGATTGTGAATAATCACTTCACGTCAAAAGGCGGTAGCGCACCTTTGTTTGGCACCGTCCAGAATTTTGCCGCCTTGCAGGAAGACACCAACGTGAATGCTGGGTTGGCAAACCGTCGTCTCCAGGCCCAGGCGGTGGCAAACTATCTCAACTTTGTGCGCTCCCGCAACCCCGATGCCAACCTGGTGGTGCTGGGAGACTTAAATGAGTTTGAGTTTGTGTCACCGCTACAGATTGTGGCGGGCACCTTGCAGAGCAGTCCCGATGGTTTGAGTGTTACGCCGACGAGACAACCGGCTTTTATGCGGAATTTGATTGACACTTTGCCCGAAAATGAACGCTACAGTTTTATTTTTCAAGGAAATTCCCAGTCCCTAGACCACATCTTGGTATCCACCAACCTCGAAATCAACGCCAAGATTGACATTGTCCATGTCAATAGTGAATTTGCAACGACGCCGAGTACCGCTAGTGACCACGAGCCACTCGTCGCGCTCATCAATTTCACCATCAGGGGGACGACGGGCAACGACGTTCTCACGAGTGGGGATACGGATGACGTCATGGATGGGGACACGGGTAGCGACACACTGGATGGTCGTGGCGGGGATGATGTGCTCATCGGTAGTTCCGGCAATGACCGGCTGTTGGGTGGACTAGGCAATGATTTACTCAGTGGCGGCTCCGGCTCTGACGAGCTTTTGGGTGGGCCGGGAAATGATGTCCTTGATGGGGGGTCTGGCTTTGATGAACTCACCGGTGGTCAGGGGAATGATGTCCTTGATGGCGGTTCCGGTTTCGATACGGTTATTGAAGGGTACACCGGTTCCAGCGATGGCCAATACCTGATTACAGACCAGGCCATCATCCACAGGAATGCAGCCGGTACAGCCCTCGTACCTGACGGTCTCGGAGAAGATACGCTCATCAGCATCGAAAGGGTAGTCCTTACCGGCGGCAACGGCAATGAAGTTTTCGACGCCAGTGGATTCAGTGGTGTATTGGGTGTGGAGTTGAACGGGGGGGCTGGGAACGATGTACTCGTTGGCGGTTTCGGGACGGATGTGCTTACCGGTGGTGCTGGGAGTGACCGCTTTGGGTTCACCGCCAGCGCTGCGTTTAGTGCTTCGGCCCACAACCCTGACGTGATTACGGATTTCGACCCCAATCAGGATTTCCTTGTGCTGAGCCGCACGATGTTTGATGGCTTCGTTGAAGGGACTGCGAGTGGCACGCTGCTCAGTGGTGGCACGCCCGTAAGCAGCGGTGATTTTGCCGTTATCAACGTTCCCTTGTCCCAGGAGCAGGCCGTTGCGGGTAATGCCACAGCTCTAATTGTGTACAACCAGCAAACGGGTCACTTGTTCTATAACCAGAATCGGGGCGTGGCCGGCTTTGGAACTGGCGGCCTGTTGGCCACACTGGTGGGTACCCCCAACCTGACTGCTAGTCGGGTCTTACTCGTCCCCTGAAGCGCCGGTCGTTGACGGCCTGCTTATGCTACTGTTGACGGGACGCTCTCAGAAGGGAGTGCGCAAGTGGTGCAGCCTATTGCCTCCTGGCGCATGGGTTGCCGGCAATGAGTTCCCCCCAGGCGCGACCGGAGTTGCCGCTGGCGCTGGTGGAAACCTCGTTTTTGGCGAGTGCAGCTAGCTTGGCCTGGTTGACGAGTTTTTACCTGGGTTTGACGCCGGTGCTGCGGTTGTTTCTGCCGATTCCGTTGGCCATGGCGACCCGTCGCTGGGGGCATCGCTGGGGCTGGCTGGGATTAATCACCACGTTTTTGCTCCTGTCGGTGTTGATGGGACCGCCCCGTGGGTTGGCCTATATCCTGCGCTACGGCTTCCTGGCGGTTATGCTGGGCTATCACTGGCGCCGCGGCACAGGTTGGGGGATGACCATCCTGCAGGCAATTGGCGTGGGAACGGTGGGTTTTTTTGCCCAGATTGGCGTGCTGTCGGTTTTGGTGGGGGAAGACCTCTGGCTGTACATCACCAACCAGGCCACGGGGGCGCTGGAATGGCTCCTGGACCGGCTGGGGATTCTCTGGCAACCAACGGTCTGGGCGATTCAAATGGCAACGGTAGTGCTGGTGATGCTCAACACGGCGGTCTATACCTTGGTGGTGCAATTGATGGCCTGGGCGCTGCTGGAGCGATTGGATGCACCCGTTCCCCCCCCACCGGTTTGGCTGCGGGCTTGGTTGGGCTTGGATGAACCATGATCCAAACCCATAGCCAGCTTCTTCAGGTAGCCGATTGGTGCACCCAGGTGCAAAGGCAGCCCCCCGCCTTGATTTGCGTGCTGGGATTTACGGAAACCGCTTTGCGCCCAGGGATTTCCGCTGCTGGGGCTACCCCCTGGTCGCGACGGTTTACAGCCGCCGCCGATGCAGAGTTTTTAATCCATGGCCCCTGTTCCCAACCGGTGTATCCCCTACCGCCCTTGACGGCTGGGGTTTCGCCGGTGTACATCACGCGCGCCCTGGTACAGGCCCTGGACCTACCGGTGCGTCTGGTCAACGCGGGGTTGCCAGTGCCGCTGTCTGTTCCGGCTATGTCCCTGGGTCCGGTGCTTGCCCGCTGCGTCAGTACGGGAAACGCCATGGACCGGGCTGCTGTGGATTTACTCTGGCGACAGGGATGGGAGCTGGGAAAACAGCTATTGCAGTCACTTCCGCGGCCCTACTACGTCATCGGGGAATGTGTGGTGGGAGGAACAACGACGGCCCTAGCGGTATTGACGGGGTTGGGGTGGCCAGCCCAGGGACGGGTCAGTAGCAGCCATCCCAAGTGCAATCACGCCCAGAAATGGCACCTGGTGCAAACGGGTTTGCACCATTGCCGTGGCCAGTTGGGCGATCCCTGGTCAGTGGTGGCCGCCCTGGGTGACCCCATGCAGGTGGTGGTGGCGGCCATGACGCTGGCGATGCACCAGGATACTCCGATTCTGTTGGCGGGGGGAACGCAAATGCTGGCGGTGTGGGCCTTGATCCAGGCCATCGCCAACCACGAAGCTTTGCCCTGGCAACCCGAACGAGTCCTAGTCGGCACGACCAGTTGGGTGGTTCAAGACCCCAGCGCCCAGGTCGTTGCCTTGGCGCAGGCGCTGCAAGCACCCTTAGCAACGGCTAACTTGAATTTCCAGGCCTCCAGCTATCCGGCACTGCGGGCCTATGAACAGGGCTTTGTCAAAGAGGGGGTCGCCGCCGGAGGATGCGCAATCGCAGCCCACCTGTATCGTGGCTGGGGGAACGCCCAAGTGCTGGCTGCTGTGGAAACCCTGCTCAAGCAGTCGGCAACGCTAGCTTCACCAGACGGCTGACCAGTTCCGGGTAGGGAATCCCGCTGAGTTCCCAGAGCTTGGGGTACATGCTGATCGAGGTAAAACCGGGGATGGTGTTGATCTCGTTGACAATCCAGCGGCCCTCGGGGGTCAAAAACCAATCCACCCGCGCCAGGCCTCGCCCCTCGAGCACCTGAAAAACCCGCAGGGACAGGCGCTGGACTTCAGCCACCTGGTCGGGCGTGAGATCCGCTGGCGCTTTCAGCAACGCGCCCTGGGCGTCCAGGTATTTGGCGGCGTAGGAATAGAACTCGTGCTGGGGGATGATTTCGCCAGGAACCGACGCCTGGGGCGGCGACCCATCCAAAATGGCGCATTCGATTTCCCGTCCCACAATGGCCTGCTCCACCAGCGCTTTGGCGTCGTACCGCCAGGCCAGGGCCAAGGCCGGACCCAATTCATCAGCAGTATGGACTTTGGTGATCCCCACCGACGACCCCATGTTGGCCGGTTTCACAAACAGGGGCAACCCCAACTGGGCGACCAACGCTTGCGGGTCGACCGTCTCCCCGCGCCGGTAACAGCGATGGGGGGCCACCGCCAAACCCGCCTGGGTCAACAGCCGTTTCATCACCTCCTTGTCCATGCCCAGCGCCGAGCCGAGCACACCCGCACCGACAAACGGTAAACCCGCCAGGGTGAGCAACCCCTGCACCGTGCCATCTTCACCGCAGGGGCCGTGCAGCACCGGAAACACCACGTCCAAGGGCAACAGTTCCCACTGGTGCTGTTGACACACTGCTAGGCCTTGACCGGGTAGCACGCCCACCGGTGCGAGACCCTGGTCAAAGGTGGGCAACCGCTGGGGGTCCGCCTGCTGGAGCCAGGCCGGGTCGGCCAACCACCAGTGCCCCCGCCGTGTGATGCCGATGGGAATTGCCGTGTAATGGGCAGACGCCAACGCCGCCAGGACATTGCGCGCTGATTGCACGGAAATTTCGTGCTCTGCTGACTGGCCCCCAAACAGCACCCCAACCCGGATCATTCCGCCAGCACCGAACTCCGGGTCAAGGGCACCTCCGCGCGCGCAGGGCTGGGGTCCAGCTTTTCGATATAGGGGCGGATGTCGTTCAGGTCAATATAGCAGTCGGCGGCGTTGCGCAACTCCCGCGCGATCATCCCCTCAGTAGAGACCACAACGATATGGGTGTTTTTAGAACGTAGCAGTTCCACCGCCCGTTCAAAGTCGCCGTCGCCGCTAAACAGTACCACTCGGTTGTACTGCTCCACCGTGTTGAACATATCAATCACAATTTCAATATCTAGGTTGGCCTTTTGTAGGTGCCGGTTGGACTGTTCGTCGTAGAATTCCTTGAGCAGTTTTGTGCGCACAGTGTAGCCCAAGTTAATCAACGCATCCCGAAAGCTTCGCTGGTCGTTGGGGTCCTTGATCCCAGTGTACCAAAAGGCATTCACCAAATG
Protein-coding regions in this window:
- a CDS encoding TIGR00303 family protein, with the protein product MIQTHSQLLQVADWCTQVQRQPPALICVLGFTETALRPGISAAGATPWSRRFTAAADAEFLIHGPCSQPVYPLPPLTAGVSPVYITRALVQALDLPVRLVNAGLPVPLSVPAMSLGPVLARCVSTGNAMDRAAVDLLWRQGWELGKQLLQSLPRPYYVIGECVVGGTTTALAVLTGLGWPAQGRVSSSHPKCNHAQKWHLVQTGLHHCRGQLGDPWSVVAALGDPMQVVVAAMTLAMHQDTPILLAGGTQMLAVWALIQAIANHEALPWQPERVLVGTTSWVVQDPSAQVVALAQALQAPLATANLNFQASSYPALRAYEQGFVKEGVAAGGCAIAAHLYRGWGNAQVLAAVETLLKQSATLASPDG
- a CDS encoding DUF2232 domain-containing protein — protein: MSSPQARPELPLALVETSFLASAASLAWLTSFYLGLTPVLRLFLPIPLAMATRRWGHRWGWLGLITTFLLLSVLMGPPRGLAYILRYGFLAVMLGYHWRRGTGWGMTILQAIGVGTVGFFAQIGVLSVLVGEDLWLYITNQATGALEWLLDRLGILWQPTVWAIQMATVVLVMLNTAVYTLVVQLMAWALLERLDAPVPPPPVWLRAWLGLDEP
- a CDS encoding D-alanine--D-alanine ligase, with the protein product MIRVGVLFGGQSAEHEISVQSARNVLAALASAHYTAIPIGITRRGHWWLADPAWLQQADPQRLPTFDQGLAPVGVLPGQGLAVCQQHQWELLPLDVVFPVLHGPCGEDGTVQGLLTLAGLPFVGAGVLGSALGMDKEVMKRLLTQAGLAVAPHRCYRRGETVDPQALVAQLGLPLFVKPANMGSSVGITKVHTADELGPALALAWRYDAKALVEQAIVGREIECAILDGSPPQASVPGEIIPQHEFYSYAAKYLDAQGALLKAPADLTPDQVAEVQRLSLRVFQVLEGRGLARVDWFLTPEGRWIVNEINTIPGFTSISMYPKLWELSGIPYPELVSRLVKLALPTA
- a CDS encoding lipid-A-disaccharide synthase-related protein; its protein translation is MARLLFLSNGHGEDLNASLIADACRQLGGADVLALPLVGLGQAYRRLDIPVVGPVRALPSGGLVYMNPLVLVQDVLAGLPQLTWQQWQALQRVAPHSDLLVAVGDGVPLTFARLSGRPYVAFIVSTSSYYEGRLQLPALTWWGLTAPRCRKVFTRDSLTAKQLQQQGMVKAVFAGYPIMDGLEPSGQPINVHNAYPVVALLPGSRLPEATDNFRLLLRFCRYLFAIRPQVQVWAALVPGFTDAVLSELAQAEGWLHQEGQLQCHKGVIHYSRSQFADILWASRVVVGMAGTAIEQAVGLGKPVIQIPGRGPQFTYRFAEAQMRLLGCSVQTVGQGPAGDRELQQAAHLVHQIVDDELYHQRCRRNGRERVARGGGAAGIAQEILQLLALPVAQ
- a CDS encoding DUF5017 domain-containing protein translates to MSVSLTHATVYTETFDIFTDPSSTTFVTHQSPVANDSNVATVTAFSLVGEQTVQFSSILSETKTGGLTPPIVNNFDTNLGTGWQVFSVDSDKANTWFFTLAQGGRAEVNGFGDSAPANDWLISPPVNLDIFSQEIVSFTTFTQFTDIGLPVSQQLRFLYSTNYSGSGDPSLATWIPLSFTLPAANSQVDTFSGNIDLSGITGSKVYFAFQYKSSGTGANTSTLWRIDNFNLRDAEPGFSIVETDNVTAVVEGGVSDKYEIALIRNPSAPVQVTVNPNPDLLFSTDNVNFFSTVTLTFTSGLRPQSVFVKAVNDTTAEGFERVTITHTVRTSDPSYSLLSAPTSDH
- a CDS encoding TM2 domain-containing protein; this encodes MSPAAGYVLRFSSQSADALVAGLQDWQERGLWEGATLNLAIIQRGARTIDLTLNITTTAQIPRVIQGMKTWAELGLVTAPVEGKVVFSQLPEQLLGGLERWLQLGLLSDKQLAWFCQDYLTQPLREIPSLVEPRSSRVTEPGRLGGAVQPLSIGTAYLLWALGFVGLCGLHRLYLGQIGWGLLWFFTFGLGGIGQLVDILLIPYMTRVANQRRGVVSVVTEPVASVAQPPALLQSLQAELSILWLGLVGVFLVVLSSVVLVVSVWDVLGRVGQYALVALYTLAFGGLTWRLRRTNRVPLTTTLLQSLTLLLIPINFWAMDGLGLWQEQLAVAIGSGLILTGLGWWLLGQNRSAGVALALVWLQSYWPQPVVIYGAVYLGVGLATAVLLRQRRWQWPEIAVAGSVGLLLVRAIGTLGWSARELALAVGGSGGLLVLLGPQWVGWPLAWAGWLWASWGAEWAWSAAGMVLVLGALIYRWVHQTRARIGIWGLGLLQLQAWWLLWTAIPATGRDAVLTTAERVGGTLGMPMVLLSVLWLPALGVVLAVSQWWERRGNADFARDGRWFALALGAALCVLSLANPTWRVLVWGSCALYLWGWGRGQPAVHLGWVYLGQALTWSAVLFAVDRLAPELPSEIWALLLFIGAAGEWCWCCTEHRWRQTGWPVGLVLMALGYGQWLMSSSNAWLLSGLLPPLALSILAWQPPCPLPRWWLGISTVSAGLVALWMPDEWRTLALGLAAVITAFNAWQWPNGLTGWVTLSLGWWLWLRLIPDELGVITTLLETGFLLLVWAGRHYLALHRELYAWIADDWAAVVSGGLLFGAVYTISPAYTAGVLPDTSTVVRTLTGLGIVNLGLAYRLYQRVQGWVGWMLVLGLEAALGVGAVLATADRWLVLALGNTVLGLVALVLLRRQLPSRWVMVIPLFYVTIGLVVGLGTPLTDLTGWTAVGFGLVVLSIQRWRSLSLWLTYTGWGAISLGLYQFLVYWLLQQPAGQPGDGWMALAALAMLLSYAYVGLQRWGARVIAPAVAFYLGHAHWGLAVLLAAIRLGFPTSQSGVVGNAIVLLLCSVYALGYGRHQGPWVWAGAAIFLAAVGDILMVLVAETTLAAWAGTMGSLLGLFFVSAPWERWGWPEKQRWQAVGWAVPGGTVLLLGWMAGGNWVTWPNLLVTAAFYAWAAKDNLRWSYVSLLLLDWGLFKFLREQDWSSFLAYALIIGVSMLYVAQVDVYWRQADTREERHALRCWATGLIGATLIWETQGAWGPGLLTMALGLALAGLGLWRRVRAYLWVGTLVFALQALIQVWMFVTTHSFFIWVLGLAAGVVLLWMAATFETRQAQVRDWLQALKTLITSGWAGWE